ACAAGCCTCTCCGCGGTCGGTTTGTGTGAATCCTCAACGGAGTTATGCAAAGATACAACGCAGTCGCAGGGCTGTGTCGTCCTGTCGCTCATCTCAGCCTCGTGGTGCCAACCGCACAATTTTCTCCCTCCATTTGTGGCAGAGTGCACAGGGGTAAAGAAAGTGCTTCACTGAAAAGCTTCTTCTCATTATAAAAGAGGGGGGCTGAAGGTGAAgggcccccccccccaacagGGAGGTTTGAAGGGATGAGATGCTTGGATCGCCTACATGTCGTTCGTGTTGATCGGCTATTCTTCACAGCTGCATCATGTCCTCGCTTCACTTTCATTTCAACGGACGGTGGGGCTTTCCTCCCCGTGCATGCGCTCCCCTCACCACTCCGTCGCGGGTGTGCGCTCACAAAGCACACAAGTTTGTAatgtgtgcttgtgtacATACGCACGTGCGTGTGCCCGCGCTCTTATCGCAGCAGTAGTAAATTTAAGTGGCCAACAAAAGTGATACTAAAACTACAAAAACAGTCGTTTGGGAGTAAAAATGTCTTGGTATGAGTGGGCCCGGACTGTGTGGCCCAACCAGAAAAACTTTTGGCATTTTCTCGCCCATGAGCCCACGCCCGAAGGGGTGAGGAAAATTCATTACATACATTTATGCATACACATCTTACCCCCTCCCATTGTGGATGTTacattcctcttcttttcaacGGGCGGCCCAATCCCTTAACGAAGCCGCCTTCTCACCTCGTGAAGAGCATCATTTGAGGGCTAGCGTGTACGTATACCTTCTTTCCGTATTTGCTACCCGCGCTTATGGTTTTTGTAAcggtgaaagaaaaggcaactaATATAATTGCTTGCATAtattcacatatatatatatatatatatatatatatatatatataatacgCACAGCATTAACTGCTGCTATTGCCTCATAAACTTTCGAGAAGTGCAACCTCAGCGTACAATTCCGTGCAGGTGTGTGAATTGGTGAGGGGAGAGTGCTGTTGGGTATGTCAGACGACGAGCACAAACGACACCCGCACGCACAACGTTCCCGCCATTCAACAGCGTCGCCAGGCATGATCGGTCATGATGGAAACTTCATGGAGAGCTTCAAAGACATGCTGGGCGATATATATGCCCCGCTGAAGACAGGTCTGAAGTTGGAGCACGTAATTTATAATGCATGTTATATGCTTCTCATGTTATATGGTTTCTTTGATGTTGCAGATGCGTCAAAGCAGTGGGCGTCAGAATTCTACATTGAGCCACCGCGTTGGAGCATACTAACCATAACCTCTCTGGGTTCCACCGGCTATAACGGGACTGGGGACGCGCAATGGACTTCCATCGACAGGGGGTTTGGTCTCCTCCTCTCTGCGCTGGCGTTATTCGTTATCGGGGCCCGTGGTGTCCGCAGTGTTTTCCATGGGGAAAATGGCGTGAAGGCGCTCCAGCGGTACTACTTGTTCGCCGGATTCCTCTTCACAGCCTTCTTGCACGGGCCCATGTTCTGGCTGCCGATTACCATAATTGCACTTAACTACGTCTTCATTATAATCTTGCTGAAGATCAAGATGCCTCACTGGGTGCACATGGCAGTTATGTGGACGGCAGTGGTGTCGCTGATGCTTAGTGTGGGATACTATGGAGGTCGGTTGATCATTGGTCCGAGGAGACTTGGCTTTTGGGGAGGCATGGCCAGCTGGGTTCCCACGTTTAACATGTCTATCCTTCGCATGATTTCGTTTAACACAGATCTGTATGAAGCGATACACGCGAGCGCTCCTGCGCGGGCAACAACTACGAGGAAACACGATAACGGTTGCTTGGATTGTGCACGACTACGTGACAAACACCcggaaaaagaagtaactGCCGTGCGGTGTTACAAGTTTCGTTCAGAATACCCCCGCAATGTCAATGAGTACAATCTGCTGAGCTACATGGCGTACATGCTCTACCCGCCGCTGTACATCGGTGGGCCCATGTCTTCCTTCAATGCGTTTGCTTCACACTGCCAATATTCTACTGTTGCCATGACGAGGTCGCAGTTGATCGTTTACGGAATATTCATTATTATTCTATACGTTACTCAGGTGAGCATGCTACACTTTGTGTACCTGAGTGCTCTGCGGCAAAGGGGCGATCTCGTCATGAAACTGAGCACAACGCAAGCTGCTTTCATGCTGTACTATTCCTTGGCCTTCCTTTGGCTGAAGTTCTCCTTGGTTTGGAAGACGGGTCGCTTGGCTGCTGTTGCGGACGGGGTTGATGTGCCAGAGGACATGCGGCGCGCCTACAGCAACACGTTAAGTGTGCGAGACTTCTGGCGTGATTGGCATGCCTCATTTAATGTGTGGGTTGTGCGCTACATGTACATTCCCATGGGGGGAAATAGACGGAAGTATTTCAGCATCCTTCCCATATTCTTCTTCATTGCGGTATGGCATGATTTGGAACTCCACCTTATTGAGTGGGCGGTATGGATTATTGCCTTCTTTTTAGTTGAGCTTTTTGTTGGGTATCTATGGGGCCTGCCGTTATTTGCGCCGGTACGACACTCAAAGTACGAGCGCCTGCTAAGAAGTCTTGCTGGAATGGTCAGTGTTTTTGGACTTACAATCACGAACATGATCGGCTTCGCTACCGTGGCAGCACCTCACGGAGGTTCATTGACAGCGCAGATTATTCTGCATATCCTTGGGACTCTTAACTTAACTctattcttcttctttttactatttttctttttgctctctGCCACGGGTGTTTTGCTTCGTGATGAAGAAGCAAATCAAATAAAGCAGCTCAAGGAAAGGTACGGTATAGTTCGTTGAGCTGCTTTATTTGATTGGAAACTGAGAGCTGATTGCGCTTCAGTAGTTGCACATTCCTTGTGTGTTCGCGCAACACATGAACCGTAAGATGTCAGACGTCTTGTGTGAAGTTTTTATACTTCATTTCTGAAAATCGTATAGTCATTTATCCTCTATCTCATCAttattctttcccttcctcttttgttgcCGTTACTTAAATGGCTTGTTTgattgtgtgtttgttttcttctcgcTTAACCGTTGAATTCTATATACTTtgttaatattttttaaaaaaaaaaaaggaaaaggaaagaaaaaaggaaaacggaaTAAATGCACGGTGTGGGGGCATAATGAATTCCacagaatgaaaaaaaaggggggaaagtaacTTGTAGGCAAGAAGCGGATCAAAATATCCGTAAAGGCGGTGGAATGAAAACAAGTAAAATAGAGGGCGTACGAAACGCTTtaaaaagataaataaataaataatggcGGTGTAGTCGAATATATTTAACGATTAtgacaaagagggaaaaaagaaaaagaaaaaggtaagaGAAGGGCAGTCGGATTGTAGGGGTGTTTGTATGCACTACCCGACTCCGCTTTTGCGGCATAGTGATGATGACAGATGCGGGCAAGTATCTAAGTAAAATTAGTTCAGTCATCAATTTGCTCCTCTACTACCGCTCTTCGTCTGATTCCTATTTTCGCTATGTgttgtcattttcttttttttctttgtttgcttgtctTTCTAtcagtgttttttgtttctttttcttttttatttttgttttttctcttgatttatctctttttttaatcttcACATTTCATTACTCGAAGTTGATTGAATGGAATTAACACATGGAATTGCAGCAAAAAGCAGAACACGGAATTGGATAAAAATGGATTAGGCGAAACGCTTCACAAATGCTATTTGCATTTTGGCTCATACCAGACCGGGTAACCACCGCTACCGTCATCAAcactgctgccgctgctgctgctgaatcCTGAGTGAAggtgccaaaaaaaaaaaaaaagagaaaagagaagagaagaaaagaaaaatcaaacaaaagaaaaaaatagcacGGCAACATTTTCTCACCGCGACGAAGTCACCCAACAGCGCTTAAGACAAACAGCCAGTGGAAGATGTATTAAGTGTAATCGTACCGCTCCATTATTTTACGGTGCTGTTTTAttcctttcattcttttcttcgcccCTTTGCTAGGCAGTGAAACgggaatatacatatatgtgtgtatgtgtgtgtgtttttactGTTGGTGCTTAggctgctttcttttctttttatttcttctttttttgttttgcttcctaTCTTCATGTCACTACAACCACTctccaaaaaaataaaaacaacaacaacaacacaatccCAAGAAATCGACAGAGAAGGGGCTCAACCACAGTTCCACTCGCGCGTTGCTTTTTTACTCATTACTTTCCTCAGGCATAAAATGTTTGGACGACGCGTTTACGCCAGTGCGGCAGTTCCCCGCCGTATGTGGCCGGCACTTCACATTCAGAGCAGTAGCCAAGCACTGCGTATCCTTCCTTCActcgcaccacttcacccgACTATAACTCGGCATGTTGCACTTGTGTCCGCCCCGCTCACAAGCCTCTCCGCGGTCGGTTTGTGTGAATCCTCAACGGCGCTGGAACCTTTACAAGGCGATGGCAGGGGATTCCTCGTCTCACATGCAGGCGGTTGGTACAATTGCGCACGCGCGTTGCTCACAAATGTCAGTACGGCTCCTATGAGGACTATAATTTGGAAACTACACAATAAAGCGCAAGCCCCGTGGTCGCTACCGCGCCTTCAAACTACCCGAGAATAAAGCGTCCGAAAAATAGGGCCgatgggggggagggagacgGAATAATCATGTAAGTGGAGAacaagaatatatatatatatatatatatatatatatatatatatatgagccCGGTGAAAATAATGGAGGGGAGATGAAATAACTGGGACAGAGTGGCTGGGAGCATCAATAACTATCGTATGCTATTTTGTGTTCACAGAAGGAAACATAATTAATAATTTGATTTGTGTTTACATTTCATTCTCTGGTTGCGTAGGGACATGCGTGCACTCAATTTTAGTGTGCGCGCTTTCCCACGTTAAAAACCAAAGTTTAACACCAAAGTGAAACGCCGGCGCCAGGAAACCAAAGagtgaaaaagggaaaggaacgaATATGTTGGATgcgtgaaagaaaagagttggAAAAGCTCTTAGTGTAAGTCGAATATTTCCCGTGGTGAGTGTACGCGTTGGCCTGCTCTCCGTATGAAGAGAAGGGAATTAAACAAAATGTATCGCACAGGGTTTTATACCCACGCTAACTGTATGAAGGGAAAATGTGCAGAGAggagagaagaggaggaaaagaaaggaagtgaTACACGACCTTCCACCAATTCTGTTGTCCGTCCCAAACGTCGTTTTCTTGAcccactcttttcttttgtgacTTTGTCATCTTCACCCGTCCactttctttgtgtgtgtgtgtgtgtgtgtgtgtgtgtgtgtgtgtttcctttcaacCTATGGCTTGGGGTTCATACCGGCAAGGCTTGTTGATGGTGACGAGACCGTTTGTAAGCATTCCTTGTCTCCgaacggtttttttttgcatctaTTGTCCATACTGAAGTTGCAAGCGCAAGGCTGCACATGAAGAAGCTTgcacggaaagaaaaaaaaagtaaaatgctTCCCAACTTAGCTAACCGTTATCGTATTTATCGCTCATTCCCCGCTGTAAGCTACGCAATTCGCAACatatcctcctccttttgggTACACCCAccgaaagaaggggaaaaaaacactttGCATTCGACGCAAGGGGCTGAAGAAAGTGAGTCACAGATACCTGAAAAGCAACCAGCAGaatatacaaaaataaaggggaAGTGAGCCAGCGGTCTCAGTGTTGACGGTACGAAGACCCTGCAGCAAACCCACCCCGTATGCCGGTTGGCGTACATGTTGGATCATTTtaccattattgttattattgttattattttttcttctattttgttctttctcttAAACTTCGAACAATGCGGTTTTGTTGGTGCCGTTGTTAGAAAATAGGGGCGACAAAATGTTATGGAGCACACCGCCACAGTCCGAAAGGGTACCGCAGGTTTCGACGACGATGGAGGAGCTCGCCAGCACCAGCAGTACACTCGAGCAACTTCAGAGTTTCTTCGTTCTTCACACATTTGATACGTCAGGGCCATTCTCAGACCTTTTCTCCGTGCTCCTCTCATGCTGCAAACATTTGGTGGATTCAAGCGTAAGTCAAAACACTGTCATATGCGGACAAGCGCGTGAAATTGAGCGTTTGGCGCGTGAGGTTGAAGAACTTCGCGGCACACTTGTCTCTCAGCAGAGCTACTTTCAGGATCTGGAGAGTCGTAGATTAGCACACTCAGTGGCTTCAGCAGAGGAAGCGCAAGGAATCAACGCGGAAGTAGTGGGAAGACGCCTCAACAAACTTGATGAAGCCGTTCATGCCGTACAAAAGACTGTAGAGGAATACCGTCACCCCTGTACGGGAGGAGTAAATGAGGAACGAGGGATGTGGGAACGCGTTAACCGGTTGGAGGTGGATTTGGAAAGTCTCAAAGAAAGGGTTTCATCCACCACTGAAAATATTAGGGCAGAAGTGGCGACAATTGGCAACGCAGTGAGTTCGATCAAAACATCGAGTGCCCCAGACTACATCCTAGCATCTCAATCTTACACTGATGCGAAGATGGCAAATGTGAGGGAAGAGATTCTCATGGCCAAGCAATCGAAGACGAGCACCGCCGACGATAGCAAGCTTTACACGGGCACGTCACCTCCACAAAACTGGAAGAGTGACACAGAGTGTGTGATGAACAGGAGCACACGAAGTTTAGAAAGCGGGGACCCCAACGAGAAATGTGGCCGGGCGGGTTATCGGCCCTGTGGTACGGAAGTTTGGGAAAATATTCCTGCGCGGCTTGACGAGTTGGAGAGCCGCTTAGAAGTACTGGAAGTGTATGCCCCCCACCACTCTGCCATGGCCGCGCGCCCACCTCTGCTTGGTGTTGAGCTGCGGGACGaacgtggtggtggtgtacGGGTACATGAAGTTTTTAGTGGGTTTGCCGCGCATGCCGCTGGTGTGCTACCCGGTgatgtggtggtggcgcTCAACGCCCGTAATGTAAACACACGAGCCGAGATGTACGCCCTTATTGCAGAACTTACGCAGGAAAATGAGGTGAAGCGGCGTCTTCTGATGCAAATGTACTATGAAGAACATTCTGGTACTTGTAGAaatgaggaagcaaaggAGGGATGTTGCTTCCTTCAAGCGCCCAATAGCGCCGCAGTTAGTGGAAGGTGGTTTGGTAGCGGTTCAGGCACGGCTGGTGCGGGTAACGTTAGGACAATGAACAAAGCGGAACTGACCGCAGGTATGGCAAGGAGATGGGACCTTCCTAAGCTCCAGTTTGCGCTTCATCTGAAGCGGGGTGTTTTTTTGCATGAAGTAGTGGTAATTTGTGAACGTGCGTCGGGTTCTTGATAGCGGGGGTGGAGAGCGATACGCGTGATTCAGCCACCCTGTGTCACCCAGAGTGAGGTTAATGGCCGCGAAACTCAAAAATGAGCCAAGAGGTTGTACTGTAGAAAGACTTGTTTTCAAGGAACACCACGTCAATTCATGTATCAACACCATTGGgtgtatgtatgtgcatATGTTTTCCGTTAATGTTGTCCACTTGCACTCGTGCAACTTGAAGCTGCCCTCCGAGCGAACAAGGTCGTTGTAACACGCTCCGTTGGGGAATGTGCCGCAGGTGTACTTATTTATGTTATTTTTCTCCGTTCGAGTTTGTACCCGTTTTCGATTATTTGGTATTGTTGcatttggtgttgttccccTCCGTGGATGGGCAACATGCAGGGCCGGGACTGCAAGGAGTCTTTATTGTTTGTTGCATTTTATCTGTCTCAGCAGCCGCCGTCACGCGTGCCTtttcgttgctgttgctgtttcaaTGAGATTGATCTTCCATTCGTAGCAGAGTGCATCACTTCAAACGGGGATGCAGGTGATTGAAGTGGAATATAGCGCATGGCAAACGATTCTCCTCCTACCCTACTTTGCTACCTAATGacacatatattttaatatatacatgtgtgtAACATTCAGACATTAGGTTTAAATGCGGCGACGGCTCCATAACGTAGTCACAAGCATAACTTCCCGGGTTGGTAACCCCCATGATGACGGTAGGGGTGCTCGTCATCTGAGCCACGGCCACAGCCATAGTCATGGTCATGGTCATTCTCACACACTGGAAGACACCGTGCAGGGGAAGCAATTACGGTTGTGTCAAATTGCCACAGCAGTTGGTGGAGCAACGAAtatcttcttttccacaACGAAAATTTGGTTCGGCCTTAGCGGTGGGTCTGTGGCGCTTGTCGCAGATGGCTTCCATGCCCTGGTGGACCTTCTAGCGGATGTTGTCTCTTACATGGCGCTTACGGTCTCCACTAAGCGATTACCGCGTTGTCGATTTCCATTCGGCATTGGTCGCACCGAAACCGCAGG
The genomic region above belongs to Trypanosoma brucei brucei TREU927 chromosome 10, whole genome shotgun sequence and contains:
- a CDS encoding glycerol uptake protein, putative codes for the protein MSDDEHKRHPHAQRSRHSTASPGMIGHDGNFMESFKDMLGDIYAPLKTGLKLEHVIYNACYMLLMLYGFFDVADASKQWASEFYIEPPRWSILTITSLGSTGYNGTGDAQWTSIDRGFGLLLSALALFVIGARGVRSVFHGENGVKALQRYYLFAGFLFTAFLHGPMFWLPITIIALNYVFIIILLKIKMPHWVHMAVMWTAVVSLMLSVGYYGGRLIIGPRRLGFWGGMASWVPTFNMSILRMISFNTDLYEAIHASAPARATTTRKHDNGCLDCARLRDKHPEKEVTAVRCYKFRSEYPRNVNEYNLLSYMAYMLYPPLYIGGPMSSFNAFASHCQYSTVAMTRSQLIVYGIFIIILYVTQVSMLHFVYLSALRQRGDLVMKLSTTQAAFMLYYSLAFLWLKFSLVWKTGRLAAVADGVDVPEDMRRAYSNTLSVRDFWRDWHASFNVWVVRYMYIPMGGNRRKYFSILPIFFFIAVWHDLELHLIEWAVWIIAFFLVELFVGYLWGLPLFAPVRHSKYERLLRSLAGMVSVFGLTITNMIGFATVAAPHGGSLTAQIILHILGTLNLTLFFFFLLFFFLLSATGVLLRDEEANQIKQLKERYGIVR